A section of the Pedobacter sp. HDW13 genome encodes:
- a CDS encoding DUF3820 family protein, giving the protein MLDPTLLLDLVKMQMPYGKYKGYLICNIPESYLLWYKDKGFPKGKLGDLMATMFEIRVNGLEYLLTPLKNKR; this is encoded by the coding sequence ATGTTAGACCCAACCCTTTTACTCGATTTAGTGAAAATGCAGATGCCTTATGGAAAATATAAGGGTTACCTGATCTGCAATATCCCCGAAAGTTATTTGCTATGGTATAAGGATAAAGGATTTCCGAAAGGGAAGCTGGGCGACTTAATGGCTACGATGTTCGAAATACGGGTTAATGGATTGGAATATTTATTAACCCCGTTGAAAAATAAACGGTAA